The Lujinxingia sediminis genome contains a region encoding:
- a CDS encoding FAD-dependent oxidoreductase, giving the protein MTTKSTHTVAMIGAGPASIYAAEVLAKAGHQVVMLNRDIKPGGLAEFGIYPTKYKMKRGLRRYFDRVLSHENIDYVGNVSVGENADVSLDELRELGFDALVVAVGAQGTKWLGLTGEDAEACFHAKDLVYHYNGLPPFSEREFPVGEDVVVVGMGNVCLDIVHWMVCERKVRSVTAVARRGPAERAFTDKEFKLVSEALDQDALRAEFDQIAPVLTEVGQDPEALFEEYVRFVDEPLEHPSETSLQMRFLRSPARVEVDEAGRVSGLICEKTRLKAAGPDGRVGVERTGEFETLACDTIVFAIGDAIEPSLGLPLSPAWSGEFATVQEPWETHPERPRYMVYDPVAETPIWDTFVVGWARKASDGLVGKARADAVQGGDEILAYLDGAFRVRPAGARGYEDVRQGLSALLDEREVRVVDYEGVKHLDRLAAKEAEARGLVEFKYATRAEMFEKLNEERR; this is encoded by the coding sequence ATGACGACGAAATCAACGCATACCGTTGCGATGATCGGCGCTGGCCCGGCCAGCATCTATGCGGCGGAAGTGCTGGCCAAGGCAGGCCATCAGGTGGTGATGCTCAACCGGGATATCAAGCCGGGTGGGCTGGCCGAGTTCGGGATTTATCCGACCAAGTACAAGATGAAGCGCGGCCTTCGCCGCTACTTCGATCGGGTGCTCTCCCATGAGAACATCGATTACGTGGGCAATGTGAGCGTGGGCGAAAACGCCGATGTCTCGCTCGACGAGCTCCGCGAGCTGGGGTTTGACGCGCTGGTGGTCGCGGTTGGGGCCCAGGGCACCAAGTGGCTCGGGCTCACCGGTGAAGATGCCGAGGCCTGCTTCCACGCCAAAGATCTGGTGTACCACTACAACGGGCTCCCGCCTTTCAGTGAGCGGGAGTTTCCGGTCGGTGAGGACGTGGTGGTGGTGGGCATGGGCAACGTCTGCCTGGACATCGTTCACTGGATGGTTTGTGAGCGGAAGGTGCGCTCGGTCACCGCGGTGGCACGACGGGGACCGGCCGAGCGGGCGTTCACCGACAAGGAGTTCAAGCTCGTCAGTGAGGCCCTCGACCAGGATGCGCTGCGCGCGGAGTTCGACCAGATCGCGCCGGTACTCACCGAGGTGGGCCAGGATCCGGAGGCGCTCTTTGAGGAGTACGTGCGCTTTGTAGATGAGCCGCTGGAGCACCCCAGTGAGACCTCGTTGCAGATGCGTTTTCTGCGTTCGCCGGCCCGCGTGGAGGTCGATGAGGCGGGCCGGGTCAGCGGGCTCATCTGCGAGAAAACGCGTCTCAAGGCAGCGGGCCCCGACGGTCGCGTGGGCGTGGAGCGCACCGGGGAGTTTGAGACCCTGGCCTGCGACACCATCGTATTTGCTATCGGCGATGCGATTGAGCCTTCGCTCGGGTTGCCGCTCTCACCGGCGTGGTCCGGCGAGTTTGCGACGGTGCAGGAGCCCTGGGAGACGCATCCGGAGCGGCCGCGCTACATGGTCTACGATCCGGTCGCTGAGACACCGATCTGGGACACCTTCGTGGTGGGCTGGGCGCGAAAGGCCTCCGATGGTCTTGTGGGTAAAGCCCGCGCCGATGCGGTCCAGGGGGGCGATGAGATTCTCGCCTACCTCGATGGTGCGTTTCGGGTGCGACCGGCCGGAGCGCGCGGCTATGAGGATGTTCGTCAGGGGCTTTCTGCTCTTCTCGACGAGCGCGAGGTTCGGGTCGTGGACTATGAAGGCGTCAAGCATCTCGATCGGCTCGCTGCGAAAGAGGCGGAGGCGCGGGGGCTTGTGGAGTTTAAGTACGCCACGCGCGCCGAGATGTTTGAAAAACTCAATGAGGAGCGCCGATGA
- a CDS encoding DEAD/DEAH box helicase, with protein sequence MTSPTDTFDELRAVREALRHTWHAFYARFGNLREAQRLAVAPVLAGHDTLVGAPTASGKTEALMAPLAQRLLSRRDAPAGQARLLVISPTRALCNDLHRRIEPPLRQCKLKVGVRTGDHSLNITRDAPPVVITTPESLDSMLSRWPAALRSVEALLLDEIHLLDGSARGDQLRVLLERLERICHTRPQRCAASATLPHADEIARRYLRAPELILVGGAGRGLDARLVHTPELADASTDIAETFLSGESRKILVFANARAQVEALVACLSAHPRLAGRIFAHHGSLSRSVRLRTERRFLDAPAAICVATMTLELGIDIGDVDRVVLVGPPPNVGALVQRVGRANRRGSVAHVTCLASDDFEALRLEHLLVCADEGRLFEDPVPFRPSVLAQQAISLLFQSRNKWIGAEVLHQRLPETIQSTYSPHDLLDLLQAMCTAGYLTPLNGQRFAAGDRAQKMYEHGLMHANIDDTPEIEVFDETTGELLGRVALSRKQRESLGDGQELGLSLAGRRREVVRITQDQVFVDSAQGEAPSAFFARQSPRYAFGLARDLAAFLGIGHHELRVERWTKGARLGHFLGTRWGLLLDGILRERGLATRPGNAFFHILKRDPELKDGFDDAERLERDARAFIARESERLARRLDIGPFYNGLPPNLLRSWLDEALAPAEFARHLAQCEWVEGPIFPLSPED encoded by the coding sequence ATGACCTCACCCACCGACACGTTTGACGAGCTTCGCGCAGTTCGCGAGGCGCTGCGCCACACCTGGCATGCCTTCTACGCACGCTTTGGAAACCTGCGCGAAGCCCAACGCCTGGCCGTCGCTCCGGTGCTCGCCGGGCACGACACGCTGGTCGGAGCCCCGACCGCCTCGGGAAAAACCGAAGCTCTGATGGCCCCCCTGGCGCAGCGACTTCTGAGCCGTCGCGACGCCCCTGCAGGCCAGGCCCGCCTGCTTGTCATCAGCCCCACCCGCGCGCTCTGCAACGATCTTCATCGACGCATCGAACCTCCGCTTCGCCAGTGCAAGTTGAAGGTCGGCGTGCGCACCGGTGACCACAGCCTCAACATCACCCGCGACGCCCCACCGGTGGTGATCACCACCCCTGAATCTCTCGACTCGATGCTCTCGCGCTGGCCCGCCGCGTTGCGCTCGGTCGAGGCCCTTCTCCTCGATGAAATTCACCTCCTCGACGGCAGCGCCCGCGGCGATCAACTTCGCGTGCTTCTGGAGCGTCTCGAACGCATCTGCCACACCCGCCCCCAGCGCTGCGCGGCGTCGGCGACACTTCCTCACGCCGATGAGATCGCCCGACGTTACCTCCGCGCCCCCGAGCTGATTCTTGTCGGCGGCGCGGGTCGAGGCCTGGACGCGCGTCTTGTGCACACCCCGGAGCTTGCCGATGCGTCCACCGACATCGCCGAGACCTTCCTCTCGGGGGAGTCGCGCAAGATCCTCGTCTTCGCCAACGCCCGCGCTCAAGTCGAGGCGCTGGTGGCCTGCCTCTCAGCCCATCCGCGACTGGCCGGGCGCATCTTCGCCCACCACGGCTCGCTCTCCCGTTCGGTGCGCCTGCGCACCGAACGTCGCTTCCTCGACGCGCCGGCAGCCATCTGCGTCGCGACGATGACCCTGGAGCTGGGCATCGACATCGGAGACGTCGACCGGGTGGTGCTGGTCGGACCGCCTCCCAACGTCGGAGCGTTGGTGCAACGCGTCGGCCGTGCCAATCGCCGCGGGTCCGTGGCCCATGTAACCTGTCTGGCCTCCGATGACTTCGAGGCGTTGCGTCTGGAGCATCTTCTCGTCTGCGCCGACGAGGGCCGTCTCTTCGAAGATCCGGTCCCCTTTCGCCCCTCAGTGCTCGCGCAGCAGGCGATTTCGTTGCTCTTTCAAAGCCGCAACAAATGGATCGGCGCTGAGGTTCTTCACCAGCGCCTGCCCGAAACGATTCAGTCGACCTACTCGCCACACGACCTTCTCGATCTTCTCCAGGCGATGTGTACCGCCGGCTACCTCACCCCCCTCAACGGTCAGCGCTTTGCCGCCGGCGATCGCGCTCAGAAGATGTACGAGCACGGTCTGATGCACGCGAACATCGACGATACCCCCGAGATCGAGGTCTTCGATGAGACCACCGGCGAACTTCTCGGGCGCGTCGCGCTGAGCCGAAAACAACGCGAGTCGCTGGGCGATGGTCAGGAACTCGGCCTCTCGCTGGCCGGCCGCCGTCGCGAAGTGGTCCGCATCACCCAGGATCAAGTCTTCGTCGACAGCGCCCAGGGCGAGGCCCCCAGCGCCTTCTTCGCGCGCCAGTCTCCTCGTTATGCCTTTGGGCTGGCTCGCGACCTGGCAGCCTTTCTGGGCATCGGCCACCATGAACTCCGCGTCGAGCGCTGGACCAAAGGCGCGCGCCTTGGCCACTTCCTGGGTACCCGATGGGGACTTCTTCTCGATGGCATCCTGCGCGAGCGCGGGCTGGCTACTCGCCCCGGAAACGCTTTTTTTCACATCCTTAAACGCGACCCTGAACTCAAAGATGGCTTCGATGACGCCGAGCGGCTTGAGCGTGACGCCCGCGCCTTCATCGCCCGCGAGAGCGAGCGCCTGGCCCGACGCCTCGATATCGGTCCCTTCTACAACGGTCTGCCCCCCAACCTCCTTCGCTCCTGGCTCGACGAGGCGCTGGCCCCCGCCGAGTTCGCCCGTCACCTCGCCCAATGCGAATGGGTGGAAGGCCCCATCTTCCCCCTGTCCCCCGAAGACTAA
- a CDS encoding M3 family oligoendopeptidase yields MSRPFPTTDPTWDMESVFSGGPTSKSFQEELRWLQSRVTELESTLDALVLPDSAPLDDEVLVGWRAFFNGLFEMHDRLSQAFCFSSGMASAHADDPVALRLPANLTGVSTAHGKLSVALKSKFRGLSDEVFEGLLKDARFGDMQLYLNELRRDADMALDPELEDLAVELNRDGLHAWGMLYRQVSARQTVEVERDGEVEVMSVGQAKNLLDHHDREIRRAAHEGLSKAWGELAPVCAATLSSIIGAEQTLYTRRGQDCLTFSLNANRVERATIEAMFEAARGAQPLLHRYLKAKQRLLGVDAMQWYDLMAPVGGEAPSFTYPEAQTFIVDQVGGFAERIAEFCKMALRDQWVEVEDRPGKAQGGYCSGLPVSGQTRIFMTFGGSTTGVTTLAHELGHAYHGWVMRDLPSSERDLGMGVAETASTLLEVIVEQGALARADASQRLGLLDQRLGRGVAFLMDIPARYDLELALHEVRAEGPLNEEQLSEMTETIFAKHFGQSLSSVDPLFWASKLHFYLTGLPFYNFPYTFGFLFSRAVYARAKQEGEGFIEQIDNLLLDSGRMTSEELAERYLGGDLRDAKFWQAAIADLESDVAEYEELAEAALQA; encoded by the coding sequence ATGTCGCGTCCCTTTCCAACCACCGACCCCACCTGGGATATGGAGAGCGTGTTCTCCGGCGGACCCACGTCGAAGAGCTTTCAGGAGGAGTTGCGCTGGCTTCAGAGCCGTGTGACGGAATTGGAGTCGACGCTCGACGCGCTGGTGCTCCCCGACAGTGCTCCGCTGGACGACGAGGTTTTGGTCGGGTGGCGCGCGTTCTTCAACGGGCTCTTCGAGATGCACGATCGGCTCTCCCAGGCTTTTTGTTTCTCCAGCGGGATGGCGTCGGCCCACGCCGATGACCCGGTCGCGCTCCGCCTGCCTGCCAATCTTACAGGTGTGAGCACGGCCCATGGGAAGTTGTCGGTCGCGCTGAAGAGCAAGTTCCGCGGATTGAGCGACGAGGTCTTTGAAGGCCTGCTCAAGGACGCTCGTTTTGGAGATATGCAGCTCTATCTCAACGAGCTTCGCCGCGATGCCGATATGGCGCTCGACCCCGAGCTTGAAGACCTTGCCGTGGAGCTTAACCGCGACGGTCTGCACGCCTGGGGGATGCTCTACCGGCAGGTCAGTGCCCGCCAGACGGTTGAGGTTGAGCGCGATGGTGAGGTGGAGGTGATGTCGGTCGGGCAGGCCAAGAACCTTCTCGACCATCATGATCGGGAGATTCGACGCGCGGCGCACGAAGGGCTGAGCAAAGCCTGGGGTGAGCTTGCGCCGGTCTGCGCTGCGACACTCAGCTCGATCATCGGGGCGGAGCAGACGCTCTATACCCGGCGCGGTCAGGATTGTTTGACCTTCTCGCTCAACGCAAATCGCGTGGAGCGCGCCACGATCGAGGCCATGTTTGAGGCCGCCCGCGGCGCACAGCCCCTGTTGCATCGCTACCTCAAGGCCAAGCAGCGTCTGCTCGGTGTTGATGCGATGCAGTGGTATGACCTGATGGCGCCGGTGGGTGGCGAGGCACCGAGCTTCACCTACCCGGAGGCTCAGACCTTCATCGTCGACCAGGTGGGAGGCTTCGCCGAACGCATCGCCGAGTTCTGTAAGATGGCGTTGCGCGATCAGTGGGTTGAAGTCGAAGATCGCCCCGGAAAGGCGCAGGGTGGCTACTGCTCGGGGCTGCCGGTGAGCGGTCAGACGCGCATCTTTATGACCTTCGGCGGTTCGACCACCGGTGTCACCACGCTGGCCCATGAGCTGGGGCATGCCTACCACGGTTGGGTCATGCGCGATCTGCCCTCCAGCGAGCGCGACCTGGGGATGGGGGTGGCCGAGACGGCCAGCACCTTGTTGGAGGTCATCGTGGAGCAGGGCGCGCTGGCGCGGGCCGATGCCTCCCAACGCCTGGGCTTGCTCGATCAGCGCCTGGGGCGAGGGGTGGCGTTTTTGATGGACATCCCGGCGCGTTATGATCTGGAGCTGGCGCTGCATGAGGTGCGCGCAGAGGGGCCGCTTAACGAAGAGCAACTCAGCGAGATGACCGAGACGATCTTCGCGAAGCATTTTGGTCAGAGCTTGAGCTCGGTCGACCCGCTCTTCTGGGCCTCGAAGTTGCACTTCTATCTGACGGGGCTTCCTTTCTACAACTTCCCCTACACCTTCGGGTTCCTTTTCTCGCGGGCGGTGTATGCGCGCGCGAAGCAGGAGGGCGAAGGCTTCATCGAACAGATCGACAACCTGCTGCTGGATTCCGGGCGGATGACCTCCGAGGAACTCGCCGAGCGTTACCTCGGTGGCGATCTTCGCGATGCGAAGTTCTGGCAGGCCGCGATCGCCGATCTTGAAAGCGACGTGGCGGAGTATGAGGAGCTGGCCGAGGCCGCGCTCCAGGCGTAA
- a CDS encoding BREX system ATP-binding domain-containing protein encodes MRPSQPNAAIDDALVARHILQRLGEGGQPPQHGVRRINVGNESYLKVLEHEYFDYHLRFGASFKLVQGYFGGGKTHFLYCVRELAWDRGFATAVVELSPNECPYDDSFKVYQAVVRRIGQRPRTALGSPSYGLPDLLRNLMDDRVDAALQTPSVPDVDAAREAVLTWLRTTVARAACESHSYRRAIVEFAAAFLEGRFEDEQRLEAWLTGESIPASELRELGVYEDIGKSNGFIMLRCLTQMVVGLELPGTVLLFDEVDRNLSVSVKRSQIIGDNLRQVIDLCGRHQLPNTLFMYAVPPEFMRNVVPDYPALYQRLKSPVPLSVRSPQAVLIDLERLDLEPAELLSTLGDKLVGVFESARDCTFDRTLQSANARALANACVYSYFEVNHRRLFVKTWVDFLHRQLVDGELELNANAATDLVLSGYDALAQTPTQDDFSDF; translated from the coding sequence ATGAGACCTTCCCAACCCAACGCCGCCATCGACGACGCCCTGGTGGCTCGCCACATTCTTCAACGTCTCGGAGAAGGTGGTCAGCCGCCTCAACACGGCGTGCGCCGCATTAATGTGGGCAATGAGAGCTACCTGAAGGTGCTCGAACACGAGTATTTTGACTACCACCTGCGCTTTGGCGCGAGTTTTAAGCTGGTGCAGGGCTATTTCGGCGGCGGCAAAACCCACTTTCTCTACTGCGTACGTGAGCTGGCCTGGGATCGCGGTTTTGCTACTGCAGTGGTCGAGCTCTCACCCAACGAATGCCCCTACGACGACAGCTTCAAGGTCTACCAGGCCGTGGTGCGCCGCATCGGGCAACGGCCGCGTACTGCACTGGGATCGCCGAGTTACGGCCTGCCCGACCTTCTGCGTAACCTGATGGATGATCGCGTCGACGCCGCGCTGCAGACGCCCTCGGTGCCCGACGTCGACGCGGCCCGAGAGGCGGTTCTGACCTGGCTGCGCACCACGGTGGCGCGCGCCGCCTGCGAGAGCCACTCCTACCGCCGCGCGATTGTGGAGTTCGCCGCCGCCTTCCTCGAAGGACGTTTTGAGGACGAGCAACGCCTGGAAGCCTGGCTCACCGGCGAGTCGATCCCGGCCAGCGAGCTGCGGGAGCTGGGCGTCTATGAGGATATCGGTAAGAGCAACGGTTTTATCATGTTGCGCTGCCTTACTCAGATGGTCGTGGGCCTGGAACTTCCCGGCACCGTGCTCCTCTTCGATGAGGTCGACCGCAACCTCTCGGTGAGCGTCAAACGCAGCCAGATCATTGGCGACAACCTCCGCCAGGTTATTGACCTCTGCGGCCGCCACCAACTCCCCAACACCCTCTTTATGTATGCGGTCCCCCCGGAGTTTATGCGCAATGTGGTGCCGGATTACCCCGCGCTCTACCAGCGCTTAAAGAGCCCGGTACCACTCAGCGTGCGTAGCCCCCAGGCAGTGCTTATTGATCTGGAGCGCCTGGATCTGGAACCGGCTGAGCTCCTCTCAACCCTCGGAGACAAGCTGGTCGGTGTATTTGAGTCTGCGCGTGACTGCACCTTCGATCGCACTCTTCAATCCGCCAACGCCCGCGCCCTGGCAAACGCCTGCGTCTACAGCTACTTCGAAGTCAATCACCGCCGCCTCTTCGTCAAAACCTGGGTCGACTTTCTGCATCGCCAGCTCGTCGACGGTGAGCTGGAACTCAACGCCAACGCCGCCACCGATCTCGTACTCTCCGGCTACGACGCGCTCGCCCAGACCCCGACCCAGGACGACTTCTCCGACTTCTAA
- a CDS encoding peptidylprolyl isomerase encodes MRSWQQRGWGVVVLALLMGCAEEQAGVAHPPAEKAMERVLAASPQPELARVGEVSLGVRELEIFWEAHPELGRQEAMRALIEETMLWQEAYKLGLHARPEAGFARKQGLVNAFLDEEVEAEHRVDAPSEDFVAILQKNADFPRGYRSSHLVIVVPGTMPGDEKFGADRRRELREERFERAQAWIEASAESLEAKPTLDALLAEAQRLNREVLPAEYQAVVNAHMRFARPAEGDVSQRLPDGWIQVVPEFSRAADLLASEHELGTLSEPVRSPVGWHLLKVDEKLESQPADPREVERFAAAALTREDRAQAYTARLSALLEGARVEMRPERLQDEVPGS; translated from the coding sequence ATGCGAAGCTGGCAACAAAGAGGATGGGGAGTCGTCGTACTCGCGCTGCTGATGGGGTGCGCTGAGGAGCAGGCCGGGGTGGCGCACCCTCCGGCGGAAAAAGCGATGGAGCGCGTGCTGGCCGCATCGCCTCAGCCGGAGCTCGCGCGCGTCGGAGAGGTCAGCCTGGGCGTGCGTGAGCTGGAAATCTTCTGGGAGGCCCACCCGGAGCTGGGTCGTCAGGAGGCCATGCGCGCCCTGATCGAAGAGACGATGCTCTGGCAGGAGGCCTACAAACTCGGGCTGCACGCGAGGCCCGAGGCTGGCTTTGCGCGCAAGCAGGGGTTGGTGAACGCCTTCCTCGACGAAGAGGTTGAGGCGGAGCATCGGGTCGACGCGCCCTCCGAAGACTTTGTGGCGATCTTGCAAAAGAACGCCGACTTTCCCCGGGGGTATCGCTCCAGCCATCTGGTGATTGTGGTCCCGGGGACGATGCCCGGCGATGAGAAGTTCGGCGCGGATCGCCGCCGCGAACTTCGCGAAGAGCGCTTTGAGCGCGCTCAGGCCTGGATCGAAGCCAGCGCGGAATCGCTCGAAGCGAAGCCCACGCTCGACGCGCTGCTCGCCGAGGCGCAGCGCCTCAACCGGGAGGTGTTACCCGCCGAGTATCAGGCCGTGGTCAACGCACATATGCGTTTTGCCCGGCCTGCCGAGGGCGATGTCAGTCAGCGTCTGCCCGACGGATGGATTCAGGTGGTGCCGGAGTTTTCCCGCGCCGCCGATCTGCTCGCCAGCGAACACGAACTCGGCACGTTGAGTGAGCCGGTGCGCTCCCCGGTCGGGTGGCACCTTCTTAAGGTCGACGAGAAGTTGGAAAGCCAGCCCGCCGACCCGCGGGAGGTGGAGCGCTTTGCGGCCGCTGCGCTGACGCGTGAAGATCGGGCTCAGGCTTACACCGCGCGGCTCAGCGCGCTGCTCGAAGGGGCGCGGGTGGAGATGCGCCCGGAGCGTCTTCAGGACGAGGTCCCCGGCTCATGA
- the cls gene encoding cardiolipin synthase — MDTIAEFFVASIGPYLPMTLTALALAAALLSSSHILLSRREPGSTIAWMALVWLAPLLGSAAYLMLGVNRIQRRAESLRMEHHQRRHATEELTLSDAELRERLHHDVEHLIPLRALVDRVVRRPLVAGNKVLPLFDGDDAYPAMLKAINEARSSITLVTYIFDNDEIGRTFVDALERAHKRGVEVRVLIDAAGLRYSFPSIHQRLKRARVPSARFLPSILPPHIMTVNLRNHRKIMVVDGTLGFTGGINIRDAHRLDTLPKFPVHDLHFQIEGPVVAHLQEVFSEDWEFTTGERLEGPAFFPELKPTGEVVARGISDGPDEDLDRLRWTIVGGIASARHRVRIMTPYFIPDDSLITALNLAALRGVQVDILLPSINNLVYVQWASMAHLRSLLDWGCNIYFSPPPFHHSKLMVVDQTWFTLGSANIDPRSLRLNFEFNLECWDPILGGHLDQLLNDRIAEATRMTRENWEQRPRWQRLRDGAAALLSPYL, encoded by the coding sequence TTGGATACCATCGCTGAGTTTTTTGTCGCTTCCATCGGTCCCTACCTGCCGATGACGCTCACCGCGCTGGCGTTGGCCGCCGCATTACTCTCCTCCAGCCACATCCTGCTCTCCCGCCGCGAACCCGGATCCACCATCGCCTGGATGGCTCTGGTGTGGCTGGCCCCCCTTCTCGGCTCGGCCGCCTACCTGATGCTGGGCGTCAACCGCATCCAACGCCGCGCCGAATCTCTGCGCATGGAACACCACCAGCGCCGGCACGCCACTGAAGAACTTACCTTAAGCGACGCCGAGCTCCGAGAGCGTCTTCATCACGACGTCGAGCATCTCATTCCCCTGCGCGCCCTGGTCGATCGCGTGGTGCGCCGCCCTCTGGTCGCGGGCAACAAGGTCCTCCCCCTCTTCGACGGCGACGATGCCTACCCCGCCATGCTCAAGGCCATCAACGAGGCTCGCTCGTCGATCACCCTGGTCACCTACATCTTCGATAATGATGAGATTGGTCGCACCTTCGTCGACGCCCTGGAGCGCGCCCACAAACGCGGCGTCGAAGTCCGCGTGCTCATCGACGCCGCCGGGCTGCGCTACTCTTTTCCTTCGATCCACCAACGCCTTAAACGCGCCCGCGTCCCCTCGGCACGCTTTCTCCCCTCCATCCTCCCGCCGCATATCATGACGGTAAACCTGCGCAACCACCGAAAGATCATGGTCGTCGACGGTACCCTGGGTTTTACCGGCGGAATCAACATACGAGATGCGCATCGCCTGGACACCCTTCCTAAATTTCCCGTCCACGACCTGCACTTTCAGATCGAAGGTCCGGTCGTCGCCCACCTTCAAGAGGTCTTCTCCGAAGACTGGGAATTCACCACGGGGGAGCGCCTGGAAGGCCCGGCGTTTTTTCCCGAGCTTAAACCCACCGGCGAGGTCGTTGCGCGGGGCATCTCCGACGGCCCCGACGAGGATCTGGACCGTCTGCGCTGGACCATCGTCGGTGGCATCGCCTCGGCTCGCCATCGCGTACGCATCATGACCCCCTACTTTATCCCCGACGACTCCCTGATCACCGCGCTCAACCTGGCCGCGCTCCGCGGCGTTCAGGTCGATATCCTGCTCCCCTCGATCAACAACCTCGTCTACGTGCAGTGGGCTTCAATGGCGCATCTGCGCAGCCTCCTGGACTGGGGCTGCAACATCTACTTCAGCCCGCCCCCTTTTCATCACTCCAAGCTCATGGTTGTCGATCAAACCTGGTTCACCCTGGGCTCGGCCAACATCGACCCGCGCAGCCTGCGCCTGAACTTTGAGTTCAATCTGGAGTGCTGGGATCCCATCCTTGGCGGCCACCTCGACCAGCTCCTCAATGACCGCATCGCGGAGGCCACGCGTATGACGCGCGAGAACTGGGAGCAGCGCCCTCGCTGGCAACGCCTGCGCGACGGTGCCGCTGCCCTGCTCTCCCCCTACCTCTAA
- a CDS encoding BREX system ATP-binding domain-containing protein, which yields MIAEAEEVEHPVHGSGRLVGLRRNGRLALVHFKTLPLPTLVPTRELRRPGASTPPRTPEQPPSPAQDVDLRNDHPKAPTTLRRYALEPTQADMALEAMRLGVVPAQGIEAFTVARDAAFASLNVALEQASQHGALRVIEGDYGAGKTHMLEWFGTRAISENYITARVTLDADETSPAHPQRVYRAMMHTLRYPDRPDEVGLGLAPLIDRALISDGAREIFAVGERGHGTHLYLSAALNWLDALNAPQLAGESDLETWRRAVLDWLEGHRTQSNLGLNNELGAVPGSHPWLYSLKDYRPWARIYAFILSGLATLARECGYSGLMVMVDEAERFALLSRENREHAAATLRALSSAALGDALPPHPSDATLELGGVGRLRELPCRFEPASGLGVVMALTPSYDDDPLLQGLFPPEARIELTRPLPSDYAELARRVSAFYAEARNGLPLRPQQIDAIAQTIERLSARGTLGSMRQVMKTLVELLDVHRHFPERADGVVDNLARVSHFDL from the coding sequence ATGATCGCTGAAGCAGAAGAAGTCGAACACCCGGTCCACGGAAGCGGCCGGCTGGTCGGCTTGCGACGAAACGGACGGCTGGCGCTGGTCCACTTTAAGACCTTGCCCCTTCCTACGCTCGTACCCACCCGCGAGCTGCGGCGCCCGGGCGCGAGCACGCCACCACGCACTCCTGAGCAACCGCCATCCCCGGCCCAGGACGTTGACCTGCGGAATGATCATCCGAAGGCACCGACGACGTTGCGGCGCTACGCCCTGGAGCCCACCCAGGCCGATATGGCCCTTGAGGCGATGCGTCTGGGCGTGGTGCCCGCCCAGGGCATTGAGGCGTTTACCGTCGCTCGCGATGCTGCCTTCGCCAGTCTCAACGTCGCCCTGGAGCAAGCCTCCCAGCACGGGGCGCTGCGCGTTATTGAGGGCGACTACGGTGCCGGCAAGACCCATATGCTTGAATGGTTTGGCACCCGCGCGATCTCCGAAAACTACATCACCGCCCGCGTCACCCTTGACGCCGATGAGACGTCTCCGGCGCACCCTCAGCGCGTCTACCGGGCGATGATGCACACCCTTCGCTACCCCGACCGCCCCGATGAGGTCGGGCTGGGACTTGCCCCGCTGATCGATCGCGCGCTGATCTCCGATGGCGCCCGCGAGATCTTCGCTGTCGGGGAGCGCGGCCACGGTACGCACCTCTATCTGAGCGCGGCGCTCAACTGGCTCGACGCCCTCAACGCTCCGCAACTTGCCGGTGAATCTGACCTCGAAACCTGGCGTCGCGCCGTGCTCGACTGGCTTGAGGGCCACCGCACCCAATCCAACCTCGGACTCAACAACGAGCTCGGCGCCGTGCCCGGCTCCCACCCCTGGCTCTACAGCCTCAAAGACTACCGCCCCTGGGCGCGCATCTACGCCTTCATTTTAAGCGGCCTGGCAACCCTGGCCCGCGAGTGCGGCTACAGCGGTCTGATGGTGATGGTCGATGAAGCGGAGCGATTCGCGCTTCTCTCGCGCGAGAACCGCGAACACGCCGCAGCCACCCTGCGCGCCCTGAGCAGCGCGGCCCTTGGCGATGCGCTCCCACCTCACCCTTCCGACGCCACCCTGGAGTTGGGTGGAGTCGGAAGACTGCGCGAACTCCCCTGCCGCTTTGAGCCCGCCTCGGGCCTGGGTGTGGTCATGGCCCTCACCCCCAGCTATGACGACGATCCTCTGCTGCAGGGCCTCTTTCCGCCCGAAGCCCGCATCGAGCTCACACGCCCGCTTCCCTCCGACTACGCCGAGCTGGCCCGACGCGTCAGCGCCTTCTACGCCGAAGCCCGAAACGGTCTGCCGCTACGCCCCCAACAAATCGACGCCATCGCCCAGACCATCGAACGCCTCAGCGCCCGCGGCACCCTGGGCTCCATGCGGCAGGTCATGAAGACCCTCGTTGAGCTCCTCGACGTCCACCGCCACTTCCCCGAGCGCGCCGATGGCGTCGTCGACAACCTCGCACGCGTCAGTCACTTCGACCTCTAA